Genomic segment of Coffea arabica cultivar ET-39 chromosome 1e, Coffea Arabica ET-39 HiFi, whole genome shotgun sequence:
AGAGGACTAGGGCTCGACTGGTTAGGGTAGTCGAGGAGGTTCGGGATCAAATCGCTAGAATTTTAGTCGACACCACCATGTTGATAGAGGAGGTGATAGACGCTGTCGAGAGCCCGGTTCATGAGGGCACTCCTAAGGAGGAGCCTTTTGAGGAGGACCCAGAGGAGGAGGTCCAGTCTAGCGGTTCGGATGCGAACTAGGCTAGGATTGCtgaatcttttgatttttgtatctGGGATTAGTTGGGGTGATGCTTGTAAAGCtcttgtgtgacgcccccacttctccttaaggcgaatcaaagggtatcggcgggacgcctgcctaactttcgccaggactcgatacaaatttaattcaaacttaaggataaataaccaaataataaaagtCGAAGTGAAGAAAGGTCGCTCCCTTAATGGaacattcaaatcttacatcataagttaccaaaagtacatcaactttctccaaaatacaaccactaaAAGTCAACTAATCAATTACATTCCAAGattctaatcaaaagtaatTGAGTCGGCTACTTcaaaattctttccattccgagctcctgttaaggaaaacaaactaatgaggTGAGCGGACACTCAATGAGGCAAAGAAAAACAGCCAAACATATAGttcaaataaaaattacacttgtacaagaattaaagctataaagttcaagtaattcacaactAGCAATAAAACACACTCAATAAGGATACAGAATCTCTCAGGAGAtagattccacttgctttgccgagactcgatccaatacctccacatgatgacactccgtcaatcgggtaggtattaagtccgtagaactccacttacttcacactcccgttcaccgttacaccccctgttCCGGACCCAcacttcttttatataaggcgatactactcgagtatgccaagcgagaactctcaaataaatcaagcttacgattttctcatggctcaccgagctTCACAACCaatcccatgccggctcgagtggcaaggtcggccaatgagtTTGGGCGGCCCTCACTATTATAAGTAGAAGTCGATGAgcttcactccaatcgacattgaTCCAAAATAAGTATAACTCACTAATgtaacacttcacttaattcacttaGCAGATTCACTTCACACAATTTAATTATAATTCACATAAAAgagaatgagtgcgataaagtacacactcgtctcgacaaTTCCAAAATACTCAATTAATGAGGAACAATTTAAGCATTTAGCAAcacttcatacacttgacactcaccactttaaaacaagtGAGTAAAGAAAGTCTTTAGTGATCCGTTCCGAGATTCTCCTCAAGACCCTCTTGAGcgcttgaagaaaaatgaccAACAATCACTCTTATACATTCACAACCCCTTATCAATCAAGGTAGAATGTGCACTTGCTTAAAATtaagacaatgtcttaaaagaaCTTCACTctattgaaattcaagattcaaaagtgagagTTCAAAGTCACAAGGGAGAACTCGTATCCCCCATGAAATCGGATTCAAAATGAACTATCAAtatgaaaaggaaatgaaaagttcttaaaaactcatttcctaagaaatcaagaatttcagctttgcgcgataaacttggtaaaatcagatcttgagtttcGTATTTCCAAAAATGGGAAACTTTATgctgttggaaactagatccaaagtactaaaagttcccagaagacacttttccaaggtTACCAACAGAAAgtattcatttttcagctcaaagttgctgattcaAGAAGGCAAGGCAGAATCAGTCTTGGTTTTTGGCGatgtttgaaaattcggcaaaattcacagaaaatgaattggtctctgaaatttataacacaataagagtcacgattaaagtttcaaacacagcaagcggaactaaattcagagttttgagcaacaaaaTATAATAGTTTAAAGTCGGTTGATTTTCACGACCTGatcagtgaatttccagatttgaagagcaatctttggggcatcatttggatattgaaatggtattaaaattatgccaaatttggtacacttaaacctcCATATATGTAATACCTCTCTATCAAAATTTAGGTAAAAAATTGTAcaggaaggtagttaacaaaatgaccaaagttggtgaaattttcaaagctaatctgccatcctatttctctttctttttcaaaagttttgtccaacgaaatcagccccaatttgCTCCATTTTCGAAACcaacatttaataagcaatttatggttaaatgacactaaaatttttgaaatataacatcCCAAAATAGACTTGGCCATTCGATCAacagaaaagggaaaatttCCCAGTCTCTAGCTTTAGCGCGGTTTCGAAATCAAGCCATAACTAACTCTATACAactccaaattgagaatggtttatggcgttggaaactaggttcaaaatgatacaatttatcagaagatatcattttgaaaatcttttcagAAGTGGGACAAAATCGAGCCACAAAGTGTAGCTTCCCAATTTCATTCGAATAGAcaatcaaaacagaacagccgatTTTCCGACTCGCTATGGAtcactcaaaatgaactagcGGGGGAgttttataccattagaaagctctgaatgtctagttttgaatgctgCTAATGGCATTTAATTTCGACTGTTGCACAGAAAGTTATGTTCAGACAAAGGACCCCTGTCCGGGTACCCTGCTatacgttttccagatttgaatctTTATCAAAACTTAAGTTTTGTGCAACCATTCGATACGTTTTTTGAAAggcactttgtacacacaatatacaacatatatacatctaTTTCATAGCcaaccaagaatcaaaattttgaaataaaaatagaacaacatGGATTGAATTTCCGGCCAGCTTGCCTTCACAACTTTCTTTcgatttctctccactttctaaccataatcatctcattcatcacataaacaaccataatcaaacaatcaagccTCAAGTCAGTTACCTAGAGGTCTCATCAAGTCAGCTAGCCTATAATTTAAAGCGAAATAAATGGttcctcaagtccgctagcctataACACGGTTAGGGTTTCGAACCCATGAAGATTAACCGCTGAACTTTGAAGAAATGGGAAGATTAAAGAGATGAAGTGATTACCCTTGGAACCCTAGATGAATACCAGATTTTTCACCGAAAATCCACAAGATTGCTTCTTGTTCCAAGATAGAGTGGTACTCCAAGTAGTATGCGATTTGGTGGAAGATTTGTGAGTGAAATGAAGTTAGATGGAATGgagtttttctttccttcttccttGTGAGGGTTCGGCCGAATGGagaggagaagagagagtgtttgaGGGTTGTGGTTTGTCTTGGAAGATTGGAGGGAAAAGTAGGCATTAAGCTTgccaaaagtcaactttgaatagttgtcGAAATAGTGTCGTGCACTACCACTTTCTCGTTTGATACAATCATGCACTAATTCttcaatgtaattcctttaatacTATAATTTCTCACTCTTACTAGTCtaatattaatttctcaaatctccacttagtcgtTCTAGCACGATTTACGCGAACTTTCGACTCGCacgtgataaagtgaaatttaagGGCAATTCATGcaactaaaatataattaactaactctaaggcaaataattataaaaatgactattttaagaaataaaacatgagtcctaacatcctctcccccttaaaggaATTTCGTTcccgaaattcataccttgatcTGGAAATAGGTATGGGCACTGCTTTCGAATCTCCTCCTCtacttcccaagttgcttcttctACTCCGTGATTTCTCCAAAGGACTTTCACCAAAGGGATTCGCTTATTCCGTAGTTCCTTCACCTTACGATCCAGAAGCTTTACTGATCTCTCCTCATAAGTCTGTGTCTCATCAATGTCAATATTTTTCGGTTGTAGTACATGAGACGGatttggatgatatttcttgagcATAGATACGTGGAAAATGTTATGAATCCGAGATAAACTTGGTGGCAGTTCCAACTTATAAGCCACGTTTCCCACACGTTGAAgtatcttataaggccctacgaATATAGATTGcaacttctttcctttgcctgccatcaaacttgcttttaaagaaGTGATCTTAAGGAAAACTTGATCTCCAACCGCAAATTCTAAATCCTTCATTCGATTGTCTGCATAGCTCTTTTGACGACTCTGTGCGCGAATCCTCTGGCTTATTAATTTCACCTTTTCTCGTTCCTCTTCAATCCAAGGCACTGAAGTTGGGTCTAAGATCTTTCTTTCACCTATTTCATTCCAACAAATcggagatctacacttccggccataaagtgcttcatacggagccatttgaatgaatgaatggaaacTATTATTATATGCAAACTCCACCAATGTCAAgtacttactccaactctctccaaaatccaaaatacaggttctcaacatgtcctcaagagtctgAATTGTCCTCTTGGACTGTCCATTAGTCTAGGGATGGTAAGTAGTACTAAAACTCAACTTGGTTCCTAGTATTTCTTGCATCTTCTGCTAGAACCGAGAAACAAACCGAGGGTCTTGCTCGGATACAATACTTACTGGAATTCCATGTAGTCTTATTATCTCATCCAAATATAGCTTCGCTAATTTCTCCGATGagtacttcatactaatcgAAAGAAAATGAGcagatttggtcaatctatctactattACTCAAACAACATCGTGACCTCTTTGTGTTCTTGGCAATTcagatacaaaatccatagtgatatttttccatttccattGGGGTATCTCTAAAGGTTACAATAGGTCAGATGGTTTCTGATACTCGGCTTTAACCTGCTGGCAAATCAAACAAGTCTGGACAAAtcgagcaatttccttcttcatgttctcccaccaGTACAAACTCTCCAacttttggtacattttattccttcCAAGATGTACCGTGTACTTAAAACGGTGCACTTCTTCTAAGATTTCCCTTTTTAGCTTTTCATCCTTTGGCACCACTATGCGATTCCGAAACCTTAGCACGTCATTTACTCCCAAATTAAAATCTGACTTTTCTCCCTCATTAACTTTCTCCAACCACTTTTGTACTTCAGAGTCCTTCTCTTGAGCTTCCTTGATACGTTCCAACAGAATGGATTTCACGACAATGTTTCCAAGAATCACTTTTCTCGGTTCGAGACAAGGATTCCAAGCACTAACCTCTTCCAACAAGTGCaattctttaatcatcaattctgccacttgcacttgaagacttaaagcatctgctaccacattagCCTTCCCTGGGTGATAAtttatcgtgcaatcataatcctctaaaaattccatccatctacgttgtctCAAACTCAGctctttttggaaaaataagtacttaacacTCTTGTGGTCGGTAAAAACTTCAAACGTCACTCCATAGAAGTAATATCTCCACTTTTTCAATGCAAATACTACAGCTGCTAACTCCAAATAGTGAGTTGGATAATTTCTCTCGTGCAGTTTTAATAGAGGCATACGCAATCATTCTTATCATTCTACATGAATACACACCCAAAACCTTCTTTGGAAGCATTTGTATAGACCACAAAGCTATCCTTTCCATTAGATAAAGCTAATACAGGTACCCTTGTCAATCGTctctttaactcttgaaaactttctTCACACTTAGGGCTCTAtataaatttttcacttttcttagtcaactcagtcatgggtccagcaatcttagaaaaatctttgataAACCTCCGATAATACCATGCGAACCCTATAAAATTTCGAACTTCAatcgattaattgagggactttagacctttatttttagactattaagagtgaataataatagtatcaatggaagtgcattagaggtttagtgcacaagtgaaacaaatccaaGAAGAAACAGGTACGAAATGTGCGCGTACGCACACTattcttagttgacttttggagtaaTTTTGGCCACAAACTCTTAAGCTTCTTAAGGAAGCCTCAACCATCAGCCAACAACTCTCCTTTCTCTTTCTCAAGCAGCTGTGCATCACCAAGGAGAAGAAGACCAAAAAATTTCTTCATCTCATCTCACTTTCTTGCACCAAATcctctcaaattcataccacaactagcaaataacttggagatcatcttgagCTAGGAAAGGAGATtcattctcacggttttcttgagcttcattCTCActgttttcttcatcatctaAGGAGGTAGCTAATCATctaacccttgaatcttagcttttgtaagttaaattacacttagaagcttgtagcttcatgtgggtagttttggattgttgaaaatcatgtgagtgggctctatgaaatcccacaatggacttgatgatctgatttgatgagtttggatgttatttgtgttgattaagtgttaatctagtggatttaagttgaaagagtgaaaagaaaatcaaaggaagtgATGCATGTTGAAGGGCCGGTTCTGCCCTGCCTTTGCCGCTTCTCTAGGTGcaattttttgtggttaaattgacTTGGTTTCGATGTAgttatgttgtataggttgtctGGAAAGTTTCCActaaaaatcacttgatttggttggccaaaagttgaattttcgaAATGGTTTCATGGCTGGAAAACGTGTCCAGAGTTGCTCTGGCAGTGAATTTCAAATGACTATAACTCTTTtctccgatgtcgaaattgagtaccgtttgtggcattagaaactagacacttccattttctaacggtataaaatgaatCCCCTGATCCcacttgagtgaaccgtaccagCCTTTCAAAGTCACTTGTCCAATTTCTCAGCTGTGTTAGAGAGCCTGTTAAGTACTGCAAATTGTTGCTTGAATATGAGCTAtttatggacagaattttaaaacaattccttctgtgaaattgtatacttatgaatgtagtttccgtCGCCACTAACCACaatcaattccaagttgaattgagtgagttgtggccgaattgCAAAACTATCTCAGTGatggaaaaccctctttttggctagtggaatgccttaatttgaattgggacttgttattttgaaattcttggtgttaactACCTACCAAATATatgttggatgtttcttagactttttcttcataaatgaaccatgtttgagatgatttcgttggccaaatgtttgaaaacGAAAAACGGAAGCttgaagacagatttgtcttcgGATtcccttgaactttggtagtttagttaactatcttcccttttgaattttcaagtgaaatttgacagaggagtagctcttatatggtagtgtaattataccaaatttggtgctattccaagtgtaacgaccccacttctccctagggcgaacctaagggtatcggcgggccgcctgcctagctcgcgccaggactcgaaacacaaaactaataaaatgatattaaaccaaa
This window contains:
- the LOC140016231 gene encoding uncharacterized protein, which encodes MKDLEFAVGDQVFLKITSLKASLMAGKGKKLQSIFVGPYKILQRVGNVAYKLELPPSLSRIHNIFHVSMLKKYHPNPSHVLQPKNIDIDETQTYEERSVKLLDRKVKELRNKRIPLVKVLWRNHGVEEATWEVEEEIRKQCPYLFPDQGMNFGNEIPLRGRGC